The bacterium genome includes a region encoding these proteins:
- a CDS encoding TetR/AcrR family transcriptional regulator codes for MAERLRKSQQKEDTRRKILESAAQVFASKGFHGSVVDDIVKASGTSKGAVYFYFESKEQIYFSLVEDYVATLAQEMHLAVQRGRGLVGQVEAAVATIVRSFQAHRALARIVLLDWPVAGAEFQGERIALKSMLVEVLRGYLDRAVQDHRIDAQDTELAAYVWIGAIGEVVVRWLNTGRPAPLEDVVAPLTRLLLSSVGLAPTASPAT; via the coding sequence GTGGCAGAGCGGTTGAGGAAGTCGCAGCAAAAAGAAGATACTCGCAGGAAAATCCTCGAATCAGCCGCGCAAGTATTTGCCAGTAAGGGTTTTCACGGTTCGGTCGTCGATGACATCGTAAAGGCCTCCGGCACCTCCAAGGGTGCCGTCTATTTCTACTTCGAGAGCAAAGAGCAGATTTATTTTTCGCTCGTCGAGGATTATGTGGCGACGCTTGCCCAGGAGATGCACCTTGCGGTGCAGCGCGGCCGCGGGCTCGTCGGCCAGGTGGAGGCGGCCGTTGCGACCATCGTCCGGAGCTTCCAGGCCCACCGCGCGCTCGCGCGAATCGTGCTGCTCGACTGGCCCGTGGCCGGGGCGGAGTTCCAGGGCGAGCGGATCGCTCTCAAGAGCATGCTCGTCGAGGTGCTGCGCGGCTACCTCGATCGGGCGGTTCAGGATCACCGGATCGATGCGCAGGACACCGAGCTCGCCGCCTATGTCTGGATCGGCGCGATCGGCGAGGTCGTCGTGCGGTGGCTCAACACCGGCCGGCCGGCGCCGCTCGAAGACGTCGTCGCCCCGCTGACCCGTCTGCTGCTGAGCAGTGTCGGCCTCGCGCCGACGGCTTCGCCGGCTACGTGA